One genomic segment of Streptomyces sp. NBC_00239 includes these proteins:
- a CDS encoding DUF3107 domain-containing protein: MEVKIGVQHAPREIVLESELGAEELERVITDALSGKTQLLSLTDIKGRKVLVPADRLSYVDIGEPSTRKVGFGA, translated from the coding sequence GTGGAGGTCAAGATCGGCGTGCAGCACGCACCCCGGGAGATCGTGCTGGAGAGCGAGCTCGGCGCCGAGGAGCTGGAGCGTGTCATCACCGACGCGCTGTCCGGCAAGACGCAGCTGCTCTCGCTGACGGACATCAAGGGCCGCAAGGTCCTGGTTCCGGCCGACCGGCTCTCGTACGTGGACATCGGCGAGCCGTCCACGCGCAAGGTGGGCTTCGGCGCCTAG